One genomic region from Streptomyces sp. NBC_00582 encodes:
- a CDS encoding ABC transporter substrate-binding protein, translating into MPNARANHLTRRGILAAGGALGLGAVLAACGDDDAKSGGSDSSASASAQSGPWTFKDDRGTTVKLDEVPANIVAFTGVGAALYDYGVQVKGVFGPTKTTDGKADVQAGDMDISKVTILGNVWDEFNVEKYAALAPDVLISTMFDDAGTLWYVPEASKDKIAKLAPTVGISVYDRQLTAPLERMWELAESLGADMTAAKVTDAKKRFEAAATRLRAAAKAKPDIKVMAGSASAELFYVSGSNLSIDLEYFKALGVNFVEPPESAKKQGGGWYESLSWENVDKYAADIIMMDDRTSALQPSAITEATWKKLPAVKAGQVIARSPEPILSYDKCVPLLENLAEALEKAKKVA; encoded by the coding sequence ATGCCCAACGCCAGAGCCAACCACCTCACCCGCCGCGGCATCCTCGCCGCCGGTGGCGCCCTCGGCCTCGGTGCCGTGCTCGCAGCCTGCGGGGACGACGACGCGAAAAGCGGTGGCTCGGACTCGTCGGCGAGCGCCTCCGCCCAGTCCGGTCCCTGGACCTTCAAGGACGACCGCGGCACCACCGTGAAGCTCGACGAGGTACCGGCGAACATCGTCGCGTTCACCGGTGTCGGCGCCGCCCTCTACGACTACGGCGTCCAGGTCAAGGGCGTGTTCGGCCCGACGAAGACCACCGACGGCAAGGCCGACGTCCAGGCCGGCGACATGGACATCTCCAAGGTGACGATCCTCGGCAACGTCTGGGACGAGTTCAACGTGGAGAAGTACGCCGCCCTCGCGCCCGACGTCCTCATCTCCACGATGTTCGACGACGCCGGCACCCTCTGGTACGTCCCCGAGGCGTCCAAGGACAAGATCGCCAAGCTCGCCCCGACGGTCGGCATCTCCGTGTACGACCGTCAGCTCACCGCTCCGCTCGAGCGGATGTGGGAGCTGGCCGAGTCGCTCGGGGCGGACATGACCGCGGCGAAGGTCACCGACGCGAAGAAGCGGTTCGAGGCGGCGGCCACGCGGCTGCGCGCCGCGGCGAAGGCGAAGCCCGACATCAAGGTCATGGCCGGGTCCGCGAGCGCCGAGCTGTTCTACGTCTCCGGCTCCAACCTCTCCATCGACCTGGAGTACTTCAAGGCGCTCGGTGTGAACTTCGTGGAGCCGCCGGAGAGTGCGAAGAAGCAGGGTGGCGGCTGGTACGAGTCGCTGAGCTGGGAGAACGTCGACAAGTACGCGGCGGACATCATCATGATGGACGACCGGACCTCGGCGCTGCAGCCTTCGGCGATCACCGAGGCGACCTGGAAGAAGCTTCCTGCGGTGAAGGCCGGCCAGGTCATCGCCCGTTCGCCGGAGCCGATCCTGTCGTACGACAAGTGTGTGCCGCTTCTCGAGAACCTCGCCGAGGCTCTGGAGAAGGCGAAGAAGGTCGCCTGA
- a CDS encoding siderophore-interacting protein, protein MTTAVAAPFRFFSLHVVRTRRLGSSLVRISFAGEDLRHFFSHGRDQSLSLFLPHPGQSAPAVPFELGDGWWQGWRELPDDVRAVMRSYTLRALRRDPDEIDVDFVLHTPAGPASAWADRAAEGDRVVLLGPAIADNRAIRFRPPRDTDLVVLLGDETALPAISAILESLPSGQRVRAWIEVRDTGDVQDLMTVADAEITWVGAGRSLDAVREARLPSAVQPYVWIAGESGSVKALRRHFVRERGIDRRRVTFVGYWREGLTEEQLRERE, encoded by the coding sequence ATGACCACGGCCGTCGCCGCGCCCTTCCGTTTCTTCTCGCTTCACGTGGTCCGGACTCGGCGGCTCGGGTCGTCGCTCGTCCGGATCTCCTTCGCCGGAGAAGACCTTCGGCACTTCTTCTCCCACGGGCGGGATCAGTCGCTCTCGCTCTTTCTGCCGCACCCCGGGCAGTCCGCGCCCGCCGTTCCCTTCGAGTTGGGGGACGGGTGGTGGCAGGGGTGGCGGGAGCTGCCCGACGACGTGCGGGCCGTGATGCGGTCGTACACGCTGCGGGCGCTGCGACGGGATCCCGATGAGATCGACGTCGACTTCGTGCTGCACACCCCCGCCGGGCCCGCCTCCGCCTGGGCCGACCGGGCCGCCGAAGGGGATCGGGTGGTGTTGCTGGGGCCCGCGATCGCCGACAACCGGGCCATTCGGTTCCGGCCGCCGCGGGACACCGATCTGGTGGTGCTGCTGGGCGACGAGACCGCGCTTCCCGCCATCTCGGCGATCCTGGAGTCGCTGCCGTCCGGGCAGCGGGTGCGGGCCTGGATCGAGGTGCGCGACACGGGCGATGTGCAGGATCTGATGACCGTCGCCGACGCCGAGATCACCTGGGTCGGGGCCGGGCGCTCCCTCGATGCCGTACGGGAGGCCCGGCTGCCGTCCGCCGTCCAGCCGTACGTCTGGATCGCCGGTGAGTCCGGGTCCGTGAAGGCGTTGCGGCGGCACTTCGTGCGGGAGCGCGGGATCGACCGGCGTCGGGTCACGTTCGTCGGTTACTGGCGTGAGGGGCTGACGGAGGAACAGCTGCGCGAACGCGAGTGA
- a CDS encoding DUF4429 domain-containing protein, whose translation MAEILQKDCTWVFDGDALRLTPGRDKGVGLLRKELGELVVPLGALAGVSFEQGRKSGRLRLRLRDGADPLLHATGGRLTEPHDPYQLLVDSDRYGVAEYFVDEVRHALLLDRVPSGPVDAYLLPGPGVPLSFSAGDGTASFDGDLVRLEWNWKTEDAKASAGPRTLRVEDVVGVEWQPAVGLENGHLRFTVRNAPTKAPPKYDPNAVELWGFKKDPLMALVAAAVQARLPHPAHAPESAAGPAAPPAGPGPEIPAQAAGDDHDALLRRLRELGELHREGVLTDDEFALAKQAVLRRL comes from the coding sequence ATGGCGGAAATCCTCCAGAAGGACTGCACCTGGGTCTTCGACGGTGACGCGCTGCGGCTGACGCCGGGCCGGGACAAGGGCGTCGGGCTGCTGCGGAAGGAACTGGGTGAACTCGTGGTCCCGCTGGGGGCGTTGGCGGGGGTCTCGTTCGAGCAGGGCAGGAAGAGCGGACGGCTGAGGCTCAGACTGCGGGACGGCGCCGACCCGCTGCTGCACGCGACGGGCGGCCGGCTGACCGAGCCGCACGACCCGTACCAGTTGCTCGTCGACTCCGACCGGTACGGGGTCGCCGAGTACTTCGTGGACGAGGTGCGGCACGCGCTGCTCCTCGACCGGGTGCCGTCGGGTCCGGTGGACGCGTATCTGCTGCCCGGGCCGGGCGTGCCGCTGTCCTTCTCCGCCGGGGACGGCACCGCGAGCTTCGACGGTGATCTCGTACGGCTGGAGTGGAACTGGAAGACGGAGGACGCGAAGGCCTCCGCGGGGCCCCGCACCCTGCGGGTCGAGGACGTGGTGGGCGTGGAGTGGCAGCCGGCCGTCGGCCTGGAGAACGGCCATCTGCGGTTCACCGTGCGCAACGCGCCCACGAAGGCGCCGCCGAAGTACGACCCCAACGCCGTCGAGCTGTGGGGCTTCAAGAAGGATCCGCTGATGGCCCTGGTCGCGGCGGCCGTGCAGGCCCGGCTGCCGCATCCGGCCCACGCCCCCGAGAGCGCCGCAGGGCCCGCCGCGCCGCCCGCCGGCCCCGGTCCGGAGATCCCCGCCCAGGCCGCCGGCGACGACCACGACGCGCTGCTGCGCCGGCTGCGCGAGCTCGGTGAGCTGCACCGGGAGGGCGTGCTGACGGACGACGAGTTCGCCCTGGCCAAACAGGCGGTCCTCAGGCGCTTGTGA
- a CDS encoding GNAT family N-acetyltransferase, whose amino-acid sequence MTFTFRPLDPLRDAELLHSWVTHPKAAYWMMQDASLVDVERAYMEIAADPHHHALLGLDEDGTPVFLMEKYDPVHRELVGLYEPQPGDVGMHFLTPATDTPVHGFTRAVITAVMAHLFDDPATSRVVVEPDVANTAVHALNEAVGFVAAREIEKPEKRALLSFCTRDQFLTARGVAA is encoded by the coding sequence ATGACCTTCACCTTCCGTCCGCTCGACCCCCTGCGGGACGCCGAGCTGCTGCACTCCTGGGTGACGCACCCCAAAGCGGCCTACTGGATGATGCAGGACGCCTCGCTGGTGGACGTCGAGCGCGCCTACATGGAGATCGCCGCCGACCCGCACCACCACGCCCTGCTGGGCCTCGACGAGGACGGCACACCGGTCTTCCTGATGGAGAAGTACGACCCCGTCCACCGCGAGCTGGTCGGGCTGTACGAGCCGCAGCCGGGCGACGTCGGCATGCACTTCCTCACCCCGGCGACCGACACGCCCGTGCACGGCTTCACCCGGGCCGTCATCACCGCCGTGATGGCGCACCTCTTCGACGACCCGGCCACCTCCCGGGTCGTCGTCGAGCCGGACGTCGCCAACACGGCGGTCCACGCCCTGAACGAGGCCGTCGGCTTCGTCGCCGCACGCGAGATCGAGAAGCCGGAGAAAAGGGCCCTGCTGAGCTTCTGCACCCGGGACCAGTTCCTCACCGCGCGGGGGGTGGCCGCGTGA
- a CDS encoding acyl-CoA dehydrogenase family protein translates to MDHRLSPELEELRRTVAEFAHDVVAPKIGDFYERHEFPYEIVREMGRMGLFGLPFPEEYGGMGGDYLALGIALEELARVDSSVAITLEAGVSLGAMPIHLFGTQEQKRQWLPRLCSGEVLGAFGLTEPDGGSDAGATRTTARLDPETDEWVINGTKCFITNSGTDITGLVTVTAVTGRTPDGRPLISSIIVPSGTPGFTVAQPYSKVGWNASDTRELSFSDVRVPAANLLGQEGRGYAQFLRILDEGRIAIAALATGLAQGCVDESVKYARERHAFGRPIGANQAIQFKIADMEMKAHTARLAWRDAASRLVAGEPFKKEAALAKLYSSTIAVDNARDATQVHGGYGFMNEYPVARMWRDSKILEIGEGTSEVQRMLIARELGLAG, encoded by the coding sequence ATGGACCACCGTCTCAGCCCCGAGCTGGAGGAACTCCGCCGTACGGTGGCGGAGTTCGCGCACGACGTCGTGGCGCCGAAGATCGGCGACTTCTACGAGCGCCACGAGTTCCCGTACGAGATCGTCCGCGAGATGGGCCGGATGGGCCTGTTCGGGCTGCCGTTCCCCGAGGAGTACGGCGGTATGGGCGGCGACTACCTGGCGCTCGGCATCGCCCTGGAGGAGCTGGCGCGGGTCGACTCGTCGGTGGCGATCACCCTGGAGGCGGGTGTCTCGCTGGGCGCCATGCCGATCCATCTCTTCGGCACGCAGGAGCAGAAGCGCCAGTGGCTGCCGCGGCTGTGCTCCGGGGAGGTCCTGGGCGCGTTCGGGCTGACCGAGCCCGACGGCGGCAGCGACGCGGGAGCCACGCGGACGACGGCCCGTCTCGACCCGGAGACGGACGAATGGGTGATCAACGGCACCAAGTGCTTCATCACCAACTCGGGCACCGACATCACCGGGTTGGTGACCGTCACGGCGGTCACCGGGCGCACACCGGACGGACGGCCGCTGATCTCCTCGATCATCGTCCCGTCGGGCACCCCGGGCTTCACGGTCGCCCAGCCCTACTCCAAGGTCGGCTGGAACGCCTCCGACACCCGGGAGCTGTCCTTCTCCGACGTGCGCGTGCCGGCGGCGAACCTGCTGGGCCAGGAGGGGCGCGGGTACGCGCAGTTCCTGCGGATCCTCGACGAGGGCCGGATCGCGATCGCCGCGCTGGCCACCGGGCTGGCGCAGGGCTGTGTGGACGAGTCGGTGAAGTACGCGCGGGAGCGGCACGCGTTCGGTCGGCCGATCGGCGCCAACCAGGCCATCCAGTTCAAGATCGCCGACATGGAGATGAAGGCGCACACCGCCCGGCTGGCATGGCGGGACGCGGCGTCGCGGCTGGTGGCGGGCGAGCCGTTCAAGAAGGAGGCGGCGCTGGCGAAGCTGTACTCGTCGACGATCGCCGTCGACAACGCCCGGGACGCCACCCAGGTGCACGGCGGGTACGGCTTCATGAACGAGTATCCGGTGGCCCGGATGTGGCGGGACTCCAAGATCCTGGAGATCGGGGAGGGGACGAGCGAGGTCCAGCGGATGCTGATCGCTCGGGAGCTGGGCCTGGCCGGCTGA
- a CDS encoding IucA/IucC family protein, translating to MSLPDAVAHLSPERWERANRLLVRKALAEFAHERLLTPEGRDGRYVVRSDDGLTSYRFTAVRRALDHWQVDADSITRTRDGVELPLDALDFCIELRQALGLSDAILPVYLEEISSTLSSTCYKLTKPQVTSAELIVSGFQAIETGMTEGHPCFVANNGRLGFGVHEYLAYAPETASPVRLVWLAAHRSRAAFTAGVGIEYESFLREELGAATVERFEGILRAQHLDPADYLLVPVHPWQWWNKLTVTFAAEVARKNLVCLGEGDDEYLAQQSIRTFFNSSHPGKHYVKTALSVLNMGFMRGLSAAYMEATPAINDWLAQLIENDPVLKSTGLSIIRERAAVGYRHLEYEAATDRYSPYRKMLAALWRESPVPSLQDGESLATMASLVHVDHEGTSVAAALVERSGLAPTEWLRHYLEAYYTPLLHSFYAYDLVFMPHGENTILVLRDGVVQRAIYKDIAEEIAVLDPDAVLPPEVRRIRVEVPEDRKLLSIFTDVFDCFFRFLAANLAAEGVLEEDDFWRTVAEVTRSYQEANPELADRFRQYDLFAPEFALSCLNRLQLRDNEQMVDLADPSGALQLIGTLKNPVTGF from the coding sequence GTGAGCCTCCCCGACGCCGTGGCCCACCTCTCCCCCGAGCGCTGGGAGCGGGCCAACCGCCTCCTCGTCCGCAAGGCCCTCGCCGAGTTCGCCCACGAGCGGCTCCTCACCCCCGAGGGGCGGGACGGGCGGTACGTCGTCCGCAGCGACGACGGACTGACGTCCTACCGCTTCACCGCCGTCCGCCGGGCCCTCGACCACTGGCAGGTGGACGCCGACTCGATCACCCGCACCCGCGACGGCGTCGAACTCCCGCTCGACGCACTGGACTTCTGCATCGAGCTCCGGCAGGCCCTCGGACTGAGCGACGCGATCCTGCCGGTCTATCTGGAGGAGATCTCCTCCACCCTCTCCAGCACCTGCTACAAGCTCACCAAACCGCAGGTCACGTCGGCCGAGCTGATCGTGAGCGGCTTCCAGGCCATCGAGACCGGGATGACCGAGGGGCACCCCTGCTTCGTCGCCAACAACGGGCGGCTCGGCTTCGGCGTCCACGAGTACCTGGCGTACGCCCCGGAGACCGCGAGCCCGGTCCGACTGGTGTGGCTGGCCGCGCACCGCTCCCGGGCGGCCTTCACGGCGGGCGTCGGCATCGAGTACGAGAGCTTCCTCCGCGAGGAGCTGGGCGCGGCGACCGTCGAGCGGTTCGAGGGGATCCTGCGCGCCCAGCACCTCGACCCCGCCGACTACCTCCTCGTCCCCGTCCACCCCTGGCAGTGGTGGAACAAGCTCACCGTCACCTTCGCCGCCGAGGTCGCCCGGAAGAACCTGGTGTGCCTGGGCGAGGGCGACGACGAGTATCTGGCCCAGCAGTCCATCCGGACCTTCTTCAACTCCTCGCACCCCGGGAAGCACTACGTCAAGACGGCCCTGTCCGTCCTCAACATGGGCTTCATGCGCGGCCTCTCCGCCGCCTACATGGAGGCCACGCCGGCGATCAACGACTGGCTGGCCCAGCTCATCGAGAACGACCCGGTGCTGAAGTCGACCGGTCTGTCGATCATCCGGGAGCGGGCGGCCGTGGGCTACCGGCACCTGGAGTACGAGGCGGCGACGGACCGCTACTCGCCGTACCGCAAGATGCTCGCCGCACTGTGGCGGGAGAGCCCGGTGCCCTCGCTCCAGGACGGCGAGTCGCTCGCGACGATGGCGTCCCTGGTCCATGTGGACCACGAGGGGACGTCGGTGGCGGCCGCGCTCGTCGAACGGTCGGGGCTCGCCCCGACCGAGTGGCTGCGCCACTACCTGGAGGCGTACTACACCCCGCTGCTGCACAGCTTCTACGCCTACGACCTGGTGTTCATGCCGCACGGCGAGAACACGATCCTCGTGCTGAGGGACGGGGTCGTCCAGCGGGCGATCTACAAGGACATCGCCGAGGAGATCGCCGTCCTCGACCCGGACGCGGTGCTTCCGCCCGAGGTGCGGCGGATCCGGGTCGAGGTGCCCGAGGACAGGAAACTGCTGTCGATCTTCACTGACGTCTTCGACTGCTTCTTCCGCTTCCTCGCGGCGAACCTCGCCGCCGAGGGGGTCCTGGAGGAGGACGACTTCTGGCGCACGGTCGCCGAGGTCACCCGCTCCTACCAGGAGGCGAACCCCGAACTCGCCGACCGGTTCCGCCAGTACGACCTGTTCGCCCCCGAGTTCGCCCTGTCCTGCCTCAACCGGCTCCAGCTGCGCGACAACGAGCAGATGGTGGACCTGGCCGACCCCTCGGGCGCCCTCCAGCTGATCGGCACCCTGAAAAATCCCGTCACAGGGTTCTGA
- a CDS encoding lysine N(6)-hydroxylase/L-ornithine N(5)-oxygenase family protein, translating into MTALPEASRAYDFVGIGLGPFNLGLACLTEPIDALDGVFLESKPDFEWHAGMFLDGAHLQTPFMSDLVTLADPTSPYSFLNYLKEKGRLYQFYIRENFYPLRVEYDDYCRWAAGKLSSVRFSTTVAEVTYDESDALYAVRTTDGDVFRARRLVLGTGTTPYVPEVCRGLAGGLFHNAEYMRRKAELQSKKSITIVGSGQSAAEIYHELLAEIDVHGYQLNWVTRSPRFFPLEYTKLTLEMTSPDYIDYFRALPEETRYRLEKQQKGLFKGINSDLIDSIFDLLYQKDVEHGDRPVPTRLLTNSTLGSARYEDGVYRLGFRQDEQGKDYEITTEGLVLATGYHYEPPAFLAPIRDRLRFDEHGRFDVARNYAIDTTGRGVFLQNAGVHTHSVTSPDLGMGPYRNSSIIRELLGSEYYPVEKTIAFQEFAV; encoded by the coding sequence TTGACCGCGCTTCCTGAAGCCAGCCGCGCCTACGACTTCGTCGGCATCGGGCTCGGCCCCTTCAACCTCGGCCTCGCCTGCCTCACCGAGCCGATCGACGCGCTCGACGGCGTCTTCCTGGAGTCCAAGCCCGACTTCGAGTGGCACGCCGGCATGTTCCTCGACGGCGCCCATCTCCAGACGCCGTTCATGTCGGACCTGGTCACCCTGGCCGACCCGACCTCGCCGTACTCCTTCCTCAACTACCTGAAGGAGAAGGGGCGGCTCTACCAGTTCTACATCCGCGAGAACTTCTACCCGCTGCGCGTCGAGTACGACGACTACTGCCGCTGGGCCGCCGGAAAGCTGAGCAGCGTGCGCTTCTCGACGACCGTCGCCGAGGTGACGTACGACGAGAGCGACGCCCTGTACGCGGTACGGACCACGGACGGGGACGTGTTCCGCGCCCGCCGGCTGGTCCTCGGCACCGGCACCACCCCGTACGTCCCCGAGGTCTGCCGGGGCCTTGCGGGCGGGCTGTTCCACAACGCCGAGTACATGCGGCGCAAGGCCGAGCTCCAGTCGAAGAAGTCCATCACGATCGTCGGCAGCGGACAGAGCGCCGCCGAGATCTACCACGAGCTGCTCGCCGAGATCGACGTCCACGGCTACCAGCTCAACTGGGTCACCCGCTCCCCGCGGTTCTTCCCGCTGGAGTACACCAAGCTGACCCTGGAGATGACGTCCCCGGACTACATCGACTACTTCCGCGCGCTGCCCGAGGAGACCCGCTACCGGCTGGAGAAGCAGCAGAAGGGCCTGTTCAAGGGCATCAACTCGGATCTGATCGACTCGATCTTCGACCTGCTGTACCAGAAGGACGTCGAGCACGGCGACCGGCCGGTCCCCACCCGGCTGCTCACCAACTCCACACTGGGCAGCGCCCGTTACGAGGACGGCGTCTACCGGCTCGGCTTCCGCCAGGACGAGCAGGGCAAGGACTACGAGATCACCACCGAGGGCCTGGTGCTGGCCACCGGCTACCACTACGAGCCGCCCGCCTTCCTGGCGCCCATCCGCGACCGCCTCCGCTTCGACGAGCACGGCCGCTTCGACGTGGCCCGCAACTACGCCATCGACACCACCGGCCGGGGCGTGTTCCTGCAGAACGCCGGCGTGCACACGCACTCCGTCACGTCCCCCGACCTCGGCATGGGCCCGTACCGCAACAGCTCCATCATCCGTGAGCTGCTCGGCAGCGAGTACTACCCGGTCGAGAAGACCATCGCGTTCCAGGAGTTCGCCGTATGA
- a CDS encoding RICIN domain-containing protein: MSEHLAQQAPHHPRPVPGILPEHAPALHAYAEAFCAKPRDATDLAAQVLARGAPQQGPALRTTLLAEVRRTAHGWLRDERSALLRPEFRSWSRRAADTFGPVDTLRRVEYGSVLLAAFEQLADQSRAALWLCLAEEGESAQAARLLNTTEEFAESLAQSARGRLVDTFLRVRADRTADPRCVRYGGMLGAIARGTHREAPADLRQHLDVCRFCAHDLRLLRTLASGEAEEARRLLVDQVLVWGGAAYRKGRAAGRSEGRAAGRASGPGTSAGPRTPSSASSATAEEPQGAQGAQGAQGGSSRPTGRRRRRSVMMVAFTVVLTSLLTTAVVRQLSGSDPAEGAEPQAAPDTSATGDAGSPSPSATADAAASVAPVVLRSVANGRCVTGPAADASPASGQDRGPVPAPDPVLAACDGGEDQRWRVVTLEDGAVALVNVASRLCLDIAGERVAGDGMQQRPCANEQADAPFPEDQAFLAERAGGSAFALVCQDNPDIALGVRSGEVRMRSTPAAGKAVHFSLGGVDDASANALGL, encoded by the coding sequence ATGTCCGAGCACCTCGCACAGCAAGCCCCGCACCACCCGCGGCCCGTGCCGGGGATCCTCCCGGAACACGCCCCGGCGCTCCACGCCTACGCGGAGGCCTTCTGCGCGAAGCCGCGCGACGCCACCGACCTGGCGGCCCAGGTGCTCGCCCGGGGCGCACCGCAGCAGGGGCCCGCCCTGCGCACCACACTCCTCGCCGAGGTGCGGCGCACCGCCCACGGCTGGCTGCGCGACGAACGCTCGGCGCTGTTGCGCCCGGAGTTCCGCTCCTGGTCGCGGCGGGCCGCCGACACCTTCGGCCCCGTCGACACCCTGCGCCGTGTGGAGTACGGCTCGGTGCTCCTGGCCGCCTTCGAGCAACTCGCCGACCAGTCCCGGGCCGCGCTGTGGCTGTGCCTGGCCGAGGAGGGCGAGTCGGCGCAGGCGGCCCGGCTGCTGAACACCACCGAGGAGTTCGCCGAGTCCCTCGCGCAGTCGGCCCGCGGCCGGCTGGTCGACACCTTCCTGCGGGTGCGGGCCGACCGCACCGCCGACCCGCGCTGCGTCCGCTACGGCGGCATGCTCGGCGCCATCGCCCGCGGTACGCACCGCGAGGCCCCCGCCGATCTCCGGCAGCACCTGGACGTCTGCCGGTTCTGCGCGCACGATCTGCGGCTGCTGCGCACGCTCGCCTCGGGCGAGGCGGAGGAGGCGCGACGCCTGCTGGTGGACCAGGTGCTGGTCTGGGGCGGCGCCGCCTACCGCAAGGGCCGGGCGGCGGGGCGCTCGGAGGGGCGGGCCGCGGGACGGGCGTCGGGACCGGGGACCTCGGCCGGGCCGCGTACCCCGTCGTCCGCGTCGTCCGCGACGGCCGAGGAGCCTCAGGGGGCTCAGGGGGCTCAGGGGGCTCAGGGGGGCTCCTCGCGCCCGACCGGCCGTCGGCGGAGACGGTCGGTGATGATGGTGGCGTTCACCGTGGTCCTGACCTCGCTCCTCACCACGGCCGTCGTCCGGCAGTTGTCGGGCTCCGACCCCGCCGAGGGCGCCGAGCCGCAGGCCGCCCCGGACACGAGCGCCACGGGGGACGCCGGGTCACCGTCCCCCTCCGCGACCGCCGACGCCGCTGCCTCCGTCGCCCCGGTCGTCCTCAGGAGTGTGGCGAACGGGCGCTGTGTCACCGGCCCCGCCGCCGACGCCTCCCCGGCCTCGGGCCAGGACCGGGGCCCGGTCCCCGCGCCCGATCCCGTCCTGGCCGCGTGCGACGGCGGCGAGGACCAGCGGTGGCGGGTGGTGACGCTGGAGGACGGCGCGGTGGCCCTGGTGAACGTCGCGTCGAGGCTCTGTCTGGACATCGCGGGCGAGCGGGTCGCGGGCGACGGGATGCAGCAGCGGCCGTGCGCGAACGAACAGGCCGACGCGCCCTTCCCGGAGGACCAGGCGTTCCTGGCGGAACGGGCAGGCGGAAGCGCGTTCGCCCTCGTCTGTCAGGACAACCCCGACATCGCGCTCGGGGTGCGCTCCGGGGAGGTCCGGATGCGGTCGACTCCCGCCGCGGGCAAGGCGGTTCACTTCTCCCTCGGCGGTGTCGACGACGCGAGCGCGAACGCGTTGGGGCTGTGA
- the desA gene encoding lysine decarboxylase DesA, whose product MRSHLLNDTTAEQYRRSVTEGVERVAAKLAATDRPFTGVTVDALTPRIDGIDLDRPLYDTAAVLDELEEVYLRDAIYFHHPRYLAHLNCPVVIPAVLGEAVLSAVNSSLDTWDQSAGGTLIERKLIDWTTERIGLGPAADGVFTSGGTQSNLQALLLAREEAKSDSLAKLRIFASEVSHFSVKKSAKLLGLGQDAVVSVPVGHDKRMQTVALAHELERCKKAGLVPMAVVATAGTTDFGSIDPLPEIAELCSQYGAWMHVDAAYGCGLLASLKYRHRIDGIERADSVTVDYHKSFFQPVSSSAVLVRDAATLRHATYHAEYLNPRRMVQERIPNQVDKSLQTTRRFDALKLWMTLRTMGADGVGQLFDEVCDLAVEGWGLLAADPRFDVVVQPSLSTLVFRYIPQAVTDPAEIDRANLYARKALFASGDAVVAGTKVAGRHYLKFTLLNPETTAADITAVLDLIAGHAEQYLGESLDRAS is encoded by the coding sequence ATGCGCTCGCACCTGCTCAACGACACCACCGCGGAGCAGTACCGCCGCTCCGTGACCGAAGGAGTCGAGCGGGTGGCCGCCAAACTCGCCGCCACCGACCGTCCGTTCACCGGTGTCACGGTCGACGCTCTCACCCCCCGCATCGACGGCATCGACCTCGACCGGCCCCTGTACGACACCGCCGCGGTGCTCGACGAGCTGGAGGAGGTCTACCTCCGCGACGCGATCTACTTCCACCACCCGCGCTACCTCGCCCACCTCAACTGCCCGGTCGTCATCCCGGCCGTCCTCGGCGAGGCCGTCCTCTCCGCCGTCAACTCCTCCCTGGACACCTGGGACCAGTCGGCGGGCGGCACGCTGATCGAGCGGAAACTGATCGACTGGACGACCGAGCGCATCGGCCTCGGCCCGGCCGCCGACGGGGTGTTCACCTCCGGTGGCACACAGAGCAATCTCCAGGCGCTGCTGCTCGCCCGGGAGGAGGCCAAGAGCGACTCGCTCGCGAAACTGCGGATCTTCGCCTCCGAGGTCAGCCACTTCAGCGTGAAGAAGTCCGCGAAACTGCTGGGCCTGGGGCAGGACGCGGTCGTGTCGGTCCCCGTCGGCCACGACAAGCGGATGCAGACCGTCGCGCTCGCCCATGAGCTGGAGCGCTGCAAGAAGGCCGGTCTCGTCCCCATGGCCGTCGTCGCCACCGCCGGCACCACCGACTTCGGCTCCATCGACCCGCTGCCCGAGATCGCCGAGCTCTGCTCGCAGTACGGCGCCTGGATGCACGTCGACGCCGCCTACGGCTGCGGACTGCTCGCCTCCCTGAAGTACCGGCACCGCATCGACGGCATCGAGCGCGCCGACTCCGTCACCGTCGACTACCACAAGTCCTTCTTCCAGCCGGTGAGTTCCTCCGCCGTGCTGGTCCGGGACGCGGCCACGCTGCGGCACGCCACCTACCACGCCGAGTACCTGAACCCGCGCCGGATGGTGCAGGAACGTATCCCCAACCAGGTGGACAAGTCCCTGCAGACCACCCGCCGGTTCGACGCGCTCAAGCTCTGGATGACCCTGCGCACCATGGGCGCCGACGGCGTCGGACAGCTCTTCGACGAGGTGTGCGACCTGGCCGTCGAGGGCTGGGGCCTGCTGGCCGCCGACCCGCGCTTCGACGTCGTCGTGCAGCCGTCGCTGTCCACCCTGGTCTTCCGCTACATCCCGCAGGCCGTGACCGACCCGGCCGAGATCGACCGCGCCAACCTCTACGCCCGCAAGGCCCTGTTCGCCTCCGGGGACGCCGTGGTCGCGGGCACCAAGGTCGCGGGCCGCCACTACCTGAAGTTCACCCTGCTCAACCCCGAGACGACCGCGGCCGACATCACCGCCGTCCTCGACCTGATCGCCGGCCATGCCGAGCAGTACCTGGGAGAGTCCCTTGACCGCGCTTCCTGA